A window from Pseudoliparis swirei isolate HS2019 ecotype Mariana Trench chromosome 17, NWPU_hadal_v1, whole genome shotgun sequence encodes these proteins:
- the LOC130207146 gene encoding choline O-acetyltransferase-like, whose amino-acid sequence MPVVDQEPSKGLGSKDGLPKLPLPALKDTLDVYLGCMKHLLTEEQFKMTQHVVEQFGAAGGVGELLQSKLTERRGNTANWVYDYWLNEMYLNNRLALPVNSSSVMVFPQQHFKAPIDSLRFAAHLISGVLEYKTLLDSRTLPVDCARGQLAGTPLCMEQYYRLFTSYRLPGPERDTLVAQQSSVMPEPEHIIVACKNQFFVLDVVINFRRLNERDLLTQLDKIARMADSEEELLPPIGLLTSDGRAEWAESRSVLMRESTNRDSLDMIERCLCLLCLDDASGLAINDTTRAMLMLHGGGVAKNGGNRWYDKPMQFVVGADGCCGVVCEHSPFEGIVLVQCTEYLLKYMIGSPSKLLRAASVSELPAPRRLRWKCTPEIHKRLASSADILQRQVKNLDMNVHTFCDYGKEFIKKQKMSPDAYIQVALQLAYYRCHGRPVSTYESASIRRFQEGRVDNIRSATPEALAFVKAMTEGKLSTNDAEKMEMLRSAITAQTKYTVRSITGMAIDNHLLGLSKIAHELKMETPEIFKDEAYLISNQFILSTSQVPTTVEMFCSYGPVVTNGYGACYNPQSDHIIFSVSSFHESSQTCSAEFVKSLVQGLLDMRDLCNKCNYGLKPTQQTQGQTLETHTQTDSNWPNKTPEKPNDLSKNQQTLPQVVLKTPDQTKVEAQTQTPSQVEAQPLKNGRKA is encoded by the exons ATGCCAGTTGTGGACCAAGAGCCCTCCAAAGGTTTAGGAAGCAAAGAT GGTCTTCCTAAACTGCCCCTCCCCGCTCTGAAAGACACCCTGGACGTGTACCTGGGGTGTATGAAGCACCTGCTCACAGAGGAACAGTTCAAAATGACCCAACATGTGGTGGAGCAGTttggagcagctggaggagtgGGGGAGCTACTCCAGAGCAAActcacagagaggaggggaaacacgGCAAACTGG GTGTACGACTACTGGCTGAATGAAATGTACCTGAACAACCGACTGGCTCTGCCCGTCAACTCCAGTTCTGTGATGGTCTTCCCACAGCAGCACTTCAAGGCTCCCATCGACTCCTTAAG GTTTGCTGCTCACTTAATTTCTGGGGTTTTGGAGTACAAGACACTTCTTGATTC GCGTACCCTGCCTGTGGACTGTGCTCGGGGCCAGCTGGCTGGAACTCCTCTTTGCATGGAGCAGTACTATCGCCTCTTCACGTCTTACCGCCTACCGGGGCCTGAGAGGGACACGCTGGTGGCCCAGCAGAGTAGTGTGATGCCAGAGCCTGAACACATCATTGTGGCTTGTAAAAACCAG TTCTTTGTGCTGGATGTGGTGATCAACTTCCGCCGACTGAATGAAAGAGACCTGCTGACTCAGCTGGATAAGATCGCCAGAATGGCTGACAGCGAAGAAGAACTGCTCCCACCTATTGGTCTCCTCACTTCAGATGGACGGGCCGAGTGGGCCGAGTCCCGCAGCGTGCTAATGAGAG AGTCTACGAACAGGGACTCTCTGGACATGATAGAACGCTGTCTGTGTCTGCTCTGTCTGGATGACGCCAGTGGGCTGGCGATAAATGACACGACACGAGCCATGTTGATGCTGCACGGCGGAGGAGTGGCCAAGAACGGGGGCAATCGCTGGTACGACAAGCCAATGCAG TTTGTTGTAGGAGCTGACGGCTGCTGCGGAGTCGTGTGTGAACACTCACCATTTGAAGGAATTGTCCTTGTGCAGTGCACAGAATATCTGCTCAAATACAT GATTGGCAGCCCATCAAAGCTGCTCAGGGCTGCAAGTGTGAGCGAGCTGCCTGCACCACGCAGGCTCCGCTGGAAATGTACTCCAGAGATTCACAAACGTCTCGCCTCTTCTGCCGACATATTACAGAG GCAGGTGAAAAATCTGGACATGAATGTCCACACATTCTGCGATTACGGGAAAGAGTTCATCAAGAAGCAGAAAATGAGTCCCGACGCCTACATCCAGGTCGCTCTTCAGTTAGCCTACTACCG ATGTCACGGCAGGCCGGTGTCAACCTATGAGAGTGCTTCTATTCGCCGTTTTCAGGAGGGCAGGGTCGACAACATCCGCTCAGCCACACCAGAAGCTCTGGCCTTCGTCAAAGCAATGACTGAGGGGAAACTGAGCACGAAC GATGCGGAGAAGATGGAGATGTTACGAAGTGCCATAACCGCACAAACAAAGTATACTGTTCGG TCCATTACAGGGATGGCAATAGACAATCACTTACTGGGACTAAGTAAGATTGCACATGAACTGAAGATGGAGACGCCAGAAATATTCAAAGACGAAGCCTATCTCATCAGCAATCAGTTCATTCTCTCTACAAGTCAG GTTCCTACGACTGTTGAGATGTTCTGCAGCTACGGGCCGGTGGTAACCAACGGATATGGAGCGTGCTACAACCCCCAGTCGGACCACATTATCTTCTCAGTGTCCAGTTTCCACGAGAGCTCGCAGACATGTTCAGCAGAGTTTGTCAAGAGTCTGGTTCAGGGACTCCTGGATATGAGGGATCTCTGCAATAAATGTAATTATGGCTTGAAACCGACGCAGCAAACACAGGGTCAGACACTTGAGACGCACACGCAAACAGACTCAAACTGGCCAAACAAGACCCCTGAGAAACCAAATGACCTGAGCAAGAATCAGCAAACACTGCCGCAGGTTGTGCTGAAGACACCAGACCAGACTAAAGTGGAGGCTCAGACGCAGACTCCTTCACAGGTAGAGGCACAGCCGTTGAAGAACGGAAGGAAAGCATAG
- the LOC130207262 gene encoding probable vesicular acetylcholine transporter-A produces the protein MCQACAIQQTNQHGEADFLSQKTKLETERELIMEPEGTTEGETTNFAQSAATKLCQMGERTKQLGNVIQNPDRQKRIILVIVCTALLLDNMLYMVIVPIIPDYLEELQKAADHAEAVAPHSNFTNSTTTTKRNFDLQIGVLFASKAILQLLVNPISGTFIDRVGYDIPLFIGLNVMFLSTLTFAFAENYATLFLARSMQGLGSAFADTAGLALIADKYTEEKARTKALGIALAFISFGSLVAPPFGGVLYQFAGKRVPFLILAGVCLFDGILCLTVLKPFSNRERENMPVGTPMYKLMLDPYIVVVAGALTICNIPLAFLEPTIANWMEENMHASQWEIGMIWFPAFFPHVLGVYLTVKLADKYPHLQWFYAAIGMVFIGASSCTVPACKNFGQLMIPLCGICFGIAFVDTALLPTLALLVDVRHVSVYGSVYAIADISYCVAYAIGPVAAGQIVHNLGFVQLNLGMGLANVLYAPALLLLKNVTQMKPSLSERNMLLEDGPTGLYDTIKMEQREKKRKGLCTTLDENGIETFAQRSYSEEESSGGEFA, from the coding sequence ATGTGCCAGGCGTGCGCAATTCAACAAACAAATCAACACGGGGAAGCCGATTTTCTTTCTCAAAAGACAAAGCTTGAAACAGAAAGGGAGCTAATCATGGAGCCGGAGGGGACCACAGAGGGAGAAACTACTAATTTCGCACAATCTGCCGCCACCAAACTGTGCCAGATGGGCGAAAGAACTAAACAACTGGGCAATGTGATCCAAAACCCAGATCGGCAGAAACGGATTATTCTAGTAATAGTCTGTACAGCACTTTTGTTGGACAACATGCTTTACATGGTTATTGTACCAATTATACCAGATTACCTCGAAGAGCTACAGAAAGCAGCGGATCATGCCGAAGCTGTTGCACCGCACTCCAACTTCACCAACAGCACCACAACTACCAAGCGGAACTTCGACCTACAGATTGGGGTTCTTTTTGCCTCCAAAGCCATCCTACAGCTCCTGGTGAACCCGATAAGTGGCACGTTCATAGACAGGGTCGGGTATGATATTCCACTCTTCATTGGTCTCAATGTCATGTTTCTATCCACCCTTACTTTTGCCTTCGCGGAAAATTACGCGACTCTGTTCCTGGCGCGCAGCATGCAGGGCCTCGGCTCGGCTTTCGCGGACACCGCGGGGCTCGCTCTGATCGCAGACAAGTACACAGAAGAGAAAGCGAGGACCAAAGCGCTCGGTATTGCCTTGGCTTTCATCTCTTTTGGAAGTCTTGTGGCGCCCCCCTTTGGAGGGGTCCTTTACCAGTTCGCAGGGAAGCGGGTGCCCTTCCTAATTCTGGCCGGTGTCTGCCTCTTCGATGGTATATTGTGCCTAACTGTGCTGAAACCCTTTTCTAACCGAGAGCGAGAAAACATGCCAGTGGGCACCCCCATGTATAAACTGATGCTTGATCCTTATATAGTTGTAGTGGCTGGTGCTCTAACTATTTGTAACATCCCTCTCGCCTTTCTTGAACCAACTATCGCCAACTGGATGGAGGAAAACATGCATGCCAGCCAGTGGGAGATCGGCATGATATGGTTCCctgccttcttccctcatgttttAGGTGTATATCTCACTGTCAAATTAGCAGACAAGTACCCTCATCTCCAGTGGTTTTACGCGGCTATAGGTATGGTGTTTATAGGCGCAAGCTCCTGTACAGTGCCAGCGTGTAAAAACTTTGGACAGCTCATGATCCCGCTGTGCGGAATTTGCTTTGGCATCGCCTTCGTGGACACGGCGCTCCTGCCAACCTTGGCTCTCCTGGTGGATGTGCGGCATGTGTCAGTGTATGGCAGTGTGTACGCCATCGCAGATATCTCTTACTGCGTGGCCTATGCCATCGGGCCAGTGGCGGCTGGACAAATAGTGCACAACCTGGGCTTTGTCCAGCTCAACTTGGGCATGGGCCTCGCCAATGTACTTTACGCGCCGGCGCTCCTTCTGCTGAAGAACGTGACACAGATGAAGCCTTCGCTCTCCGAGAGAAATATGCTGCTGGAGGATGGCCCAACTGGACTGTACGATACGATTAAGATGGAGCaacgagagaagaaaagaaagggttTGTGTACAACACTAGACGAGAATGGCATTGAAACATTTGCACAACGGTCGTATTCTGAAGAGGAATCCTCAGGAGGAGAGTTTGCGTAA